The following is a genomic window from Rhododendron vialii isolate Sample 1 chromosome 9a, ASM3025357v1.
tgtgggattCGAAATGTGCCCCACAAAATCATGCCCAttttagaataattttttttatgttaaaagCTGTTTTTCCGTCAGCAAATTTACAGTGGCCTTTGTGAGCAAAATTAAGAGTGAACGTGGCATCATGGGGAAGCTTGGATTTCCTAGAGAAAATCCCAACCATTCAATGGACCGCAATGGATGGTAGAATACTGGATGGGATCTAAACCCGGTTGAACCAATCGtgatttcagagagagagagagaactttggTTGGGTTAGCAGCGAATGACGTCGAAAGgaagcggcggcggcggcggtacAGTGGTGGAGATAGATAAGCTGAGCGTCGAACAGCTAAAGTCACTGAAAGAACAAGCCGATCTGGAAGTGAATGTCCTCCAAGACAGCCTCAACAACATCCGCACCGCCACCTCTCGCCTCGAGGCCGCTTCCACCGCCCTCCACGACCTCTCTCTCCGTCCACAAGGTCTCTCttcccccttcttcttcttcttcttcttctctctcactctagATTTTTCTCGACTGACTGATGATATTGCGCATTTGGAGGTAAGAAATTGCTGGTCCCACTTACGGCTTCCTTATACGTCCCGGGCAAGCTCGATGATGCCGATAAAGTCCTCGTTGATGTCGGCACCGGATATTTCATTGAGGTCTGTGCTTAGTAACTTCGTTAATTTTGCTGTTCAATGTTTTTGTTGCTCTTTTTTACCGTCAGTTTAGGGTTTTCGTCTGATATGCAAGGGTAGCCATGTGTTTAAGAGACTTTTGGTTCTGGTTTTCCTAATTTGAAATCAGCAATTGAAAATTGTGCACAAAAATGCATTACCAGTATTCTTTGAAATCTGCATGAACACCAAACGACTTGGGGTAAACTTGTCTAGAACTCGTATTAAATGGCGAATGGTTGGGATGTGGGTTAAAAGACTTTTGAGGATTTAACCATTGATGAAGAGAATTTGCAGCTGAGTAAAGCGGCATGGTTCAATGAGACAATGGCCAATAGGAGAAGAGACCTTATTAGTCCTGGTAAGATGAAGGGCAAAGAGAAATATACCACATCAGTTGGTGATTGATTGATTTCTCCACCTTGAAACTTTGCATCTAAGGCTTGAACACAAAGCATAAGATGCAGGGATAAGTGGTGCAGGAAGTTTATGGTGTTTAAGCATCGATAGGGTACAAATTCTTCCATTTAGATATTTCATTTGGTAGAGGTAGGGAGAGGGAGCATGACGTGTTGTATTATTCTTCTTAAATGATAGGAGCCGTTGCCATGCTATGTGCATCATGCAAAGTATATGTGACATAAGTTGGAAGTCTGCATAGTGAAACTACCTGTACATTTTGTAGACTGGATTATTGAATGTCGTTCTCATCATCTCCATTGCCTTAATTTACAAGTCTGGAATTTGTGACATAAAATTAGTTACTTATGTTGTGATAACAGAAATGAGAAGCATGTATGAGAAAGTTAAACTAGcaattgagtttgaaaaaagtcctttcaagtttattttagATTTCACATTCAACTGTTCAAGTATTTtgttcttgcctctttttagaaattgtcattttttaattttcaagaaTAGGGAGGTGTTTGGTTGGTATTGCCTTCATTGGTGCCACTTATAACGTTACCCTTTCACTTGTATTTATCGGAGCAAGACCTTGTCAAACAGAAAGGCTTAGCCATACATTTCTATTGAGTATCTACAAAAGCATCAAGTTAGGTCGACCGCCCCCCccgccccgccccccccccccccccccccctctctatatacacatacatacacacacacacaacccccTTCTACTAAGGGCACCCTTAACTTGCTAAGTTAAGGACCTCAAGAGTTTGACATTGTTCCCGATCAatttttgatgatccgaaccgttcaatacgTGCAAAACGTGATTTCAAGATTACCCACGAGATTTAGCCCTTTTTAATGAGAAATTCTGCAAGTAGTATGTTGTAGAGTGGGAACTTTGAACTTGTGTACTCATTTCACAGTTCACACAGTATAGGAGCTACTATGctccccttccccttccccttccccaTGTCAATCTTTTTTCCCTCCCGAACCATAAGAATCATGTCCTTCGTTTTTAAATCTTTCTCGGGTTTCATGGTTTAGTTTTGCAATTGGATGCGACGACAAGTTTATGTACTTAGAGCTGCGGGAGTTAGCCTGTTTGTAATGTACAGAACTGCTTTCAACCATTTAGGGACGAAGaatgttatgccattttttCAGTTAGATGTAAATATGGTTTCCCATGAGTCGTGCAAGTGGGAGAAAGTCGGAGTAAATGTCCAATAGCCATCGGCAGTAATGCTCATGAAGCTAACTAAAGTACCAAGTGAgcataaataaaagaaaaaagctaTTGAAGAAATAAGGCAGGAGCGATCAATCTGAATATTAGATGGTTTTGTAGTCCCTAAGGTGAGAAGGGTTTTCTCATAAACTGTTTGGAATTGTTGGGcttgagaaattttgaagtcTAAATTATGGAGGAGGGATGACTAACAACTTCGCATGGGTTTCGTTTCATGATTggatgtcaagttattttctttaaaGTTGCAATGTGTTTCATTAGTGTGTAAGTGATGAGTCTGATGACATTCACGTCCCCTCATTTTCTGCGGTCCTAAGAACTAGAGAGCAAAAGAACTTCCGCCATGTTTCCGATGACGACTTGACAACTTATTAGTGGTGTTTCACCCTTCTTTTTTGATATGCTGAGCTTGCAAAAAAGTAGAGGAGTGGAAAAGGTGCAGACacgcacccccccccccccccccccccccccccccccccccccacacacacacacacacacacacacacattttggATACCCATGCGAAAGTTCAAGTTGTAATGTTTTTCATGCCTCTATCAATTAATTGAATTCTGACCTCATTTTGTTAACTTGTTTGAATCAGAAAACAATGGCAGAAGGAAAAGACTATTGTGAGCGCAAAATCAACTTGCTGAAATCTAATTATGATCAACTTCTTGAGGTATGATACCTTTAAATCTTGTGCTTTGTTTTTAGATGGTGGAGTATCCTGGCCTCCTGGGGAAATTTTCCTTTGGGCAAGTAGATTTATGAAAGAATTATCCAAAATTTATGAGGTCTCAGTACCCATGCAATGCCTGCGGCTACGTGTACTACCCTGTTTTCAGTATTGTAGAAAAGCTACAAGCTGACATCTTGAATAATCAGTGTTGTAGACATCTTGAATAATCAGTGTTGTATAAGTCGGCCTACGCGGCTGTGCCTAGGCACTAGGTGTTGGTCCGCCACCTTGACTAAGGTCTTAGGCGTTACATTAGGCTGTGGGACGATGAGTCGGCCGCTACGCGGGATTAGTCGGCGATTAGTCAGGGACTAGTCGGGTGGTATgtttttc
Proteins encoded in this region:
- the LOC131300576 gene encoding prefoldin subunit 5, whose amino-acid sequence is MTSKGSGGGGGTVVEIDKLSVEQLKSLKEQADLEVNVLQDSLNNIRTATSRLEAASTALHDLSLRPQGKKLLVPLTASLYVPGKLDDADKVLVDVGTGYFIEKTMAEGKDYCERKINLLKSNYDQLLEVATKKKSIADEAGVILQAKLKQMAPAS